The following DNA comes from Seriola aureovittata isolate HTS-2021-v1 ecotype China chromosome 15, ASM2101889v1, whole genome shotgun sequence.
TTGCCTCAATACAGGTGGGTGCCGCTCAGGGTCAGGTGTTTTTACAGGCATTACCAGTGAGCGTATACTTCCACTAACAATCGGACAGGTAAAAACTGGCACATCTAAGACCAggatatgattttaaaaacgGTTTGTCTCAGATGATGAACATGTGGTGAATGTGACTCTGCTTTGTTGTCCCCAGCTGGTTCTCCATGGAGCAGGTCGTGGACCTGAAggcagagggactgtgggaaaAGCTGCTGGATGAATTTCAGCCTGAAATAGTCATCCAAGACTGGTGGGTTAATgagcacccccccccacacacacacacacacctcccacatCCATGCCCTTATAACGCATCATGCATGATTACTTATCACTGGGACCTTATCAGCATGGCTGGTACACATATAGATGACACAACGTGCAGCGCAAGTTTCACAGTCTGTGCATTTGTACATGCGTCATGTAGGTTTGCATTGTAAATGGAATAGTTTGGGTGGGAGTCTGGTTTTCAGCTTGTGTCTTTGTAAATATAATATCCAGAAAATAGTGTTACGATTTGAAaattcttgtaaaaaaaaagacctgcCTTTGActtattttagcttttttagCTTAGCATTGAAGTGCAAATCCCCTTTGACAGCACCTTAAGAGAATTAACCAAGTGTTCATAATCAGTGAATGGGTCTAGAAACATTCAGTTTGTAGGTGTAAGGGAAATCCAACATAAGTAGATAGAATTCTAACTATATATGACTGCCTTCTGTGGGAACAAACCAGTACAGGTATTGGTTTCTACTGgttgtttaaaaatataaaggGTTTTAAAGTTTGACTTGTATGTGCATTGTTGCACAGcttttttttggacaatcacaaaaaaactgCTAGGTTTGTAGGTGGGACCAAGAATCAAAGGCTTACTTcattgataaatgataaatgatatatatatatatacgtgtgtgtatatatatatatatatatacattcagTTTTTGGTAGGGCTTTATTGTACAGATACAGCCACAAAGGTTAATGACAAGTTAGTAATAAGTGAATATAAACGAAtacattaatttattattattgaactgTGTACTTGTCTGTAGACAGTATTTCACATGTCTGCATGTTCAGGTGATCTGCTGTGCTCTGACTGAAAGACTCTGAAGTTACACCAACAAATAACTGGAATGAGTCATTTGACACTGGCTGTTTCCCCTAAAATGAATACCAAGCTACACACTTCTTTCAGGATGCTTTAAgttattagagctgaaacaaataGTCCGTTAATCAAGTAGTTTGACATAAGAATGaatggaaatgtcatttttcaaatttcaaatacaaattgtgaaaaaaaagattctccAATTTTCCGATTTTCTGATTTTGTCTGTTCAAAGTCGTcgtaaactgaaaaaaaagggttttgGGCTGTCGAGATATCACTGTAACTTTTActattttttgatatttcatacactaaatgattaattgattaactgaaaaaaaatgattgccaaattaattgataataaaaaaagacattaattagttgcagccccagAAGTTATTAGGGACTAAACTTGAAGTTACTCATTGTAAAATAAACTGTCAGCCATGTTTTAATAGTTATTTTATTCTAGGTTCAGCGGCATTCAATGTGCTGCCATCTGTCAACTTGTGAACACTGTTTTACAAAACTGATGAACTACATTTCACACAATTGTGATTTCTCTATAAACTGTGTCAGGTATGAGGAGAGTCAGGTACATGAATCCATCTACCAGCTGAATGTAAAGTTACTGGGTGCGGACAAAAGCACGGTGATCTCCGAGCACGCTGTCAGCCCCACTGAGGACCTCAGGACTTACTCACACACCTGGAAAGAGGTGAGTGACTCAGTCCCCTCACAGGTTCGGTCGTCTGCTTGTATTCAAATTGTTCACTGCATGTCTCTGTGTCGGCCTGCAGGTGTCACATGTGTTCTCTGGCTACGGACCTGGGGTGAGATACGTCCACTTCCTGCACCGCCTGAAGAATAACTTCATGGTGGAATTCTACCCCACACTGTTCACTGGCAGCTCAGTGATTGTCAGACCAGTCAAAACCAGCTCCTAGGATGAAACCTACTGAAAACAATGCAGCTGTAACTGCTAGCACTATCAGTCTGGATAACCTGATCAACAAATAATTCCTTTCATACTTGTTTTAGCTTTGATTTGAATGCACCTTcttcactttactttcttatgctgatttaatgatgatttgagtggtttacatttttttatgttgtatttgcTATGAGCGGGCAAAGAATCATAGAGATTATATACTGATGTTTAATTATGCTATTATGCCTTTAACCAAAGTCTGACTCTGGATGTCttaaatgtgctatataaaaaaactgttttcttaaTTCAGAGTTGATTATCTCTTTTAAGATGCAAAAGCTGTGTCTGAAAAACACTGGAATTGTACATTTatatacagcacatacacactatCTATGCAATAACAGAGCATTGATCAGTATCTTTAATTACAAGAGTATTTTTCAGTATAGTTTATCTAATGTAAATAGCAGGTTCTTGACTGAATATTACGACAGATTCTCAGTACACAagtctactttttttttttttttaatgacttaaaTTTGTATTACTTCTCAtgattacaaattacaaatacaCAACAGTTTCCAACCAGCattaaacagagaagaaaagaaagacaagcaACAAATATATCAACTACtcacaaacagtaaaaaaaaaaaaagaaagaaaaatgataataaataaaagagcagaATAGTGTCCAGTAAACCTGTCTAATGTCCACAGTACCAGTCACATGAAGAATCATGATCCTTGTCGAATAGATATTAAAAGTAGTATAGTTACCATGTGTTCTTTTCTGTTGAGAGACCTGTTTAGCAATACCAATAATTACATCCCAATCACGGTCTTGAAAACAATTGCCAAAGTCCTTTTCCCACATTGTTTTCAAGGCTGTAGTGGTCTTATAGCCTGAATTGTTTATAATCATAGGATAATAAATCtacttattttgtaaaataaaaacattatgaggAGCGAGGTTTAGTGCAATTCTCCCTTGTAAACTAATTTTATTTGACGAGAAAACTAGGTGAAAGTTACGTAGTCTACAGCATGGCAGGCTTTTCCATGGATTACTTTCGTctaattttgtaatgttttatagaTTAGTTATAAGCAATTAATAACAGCAACTTTTGGGTTTCCAAGCAGTGAAAACTCAACTTGACCATTTTACCATTAAAGTCTAAGAAAAGACAGGAGCTGAACCAAAATCATTTCACTAACATCTTACAACTGCATACTTGATGATTAAATAACGACTTATTAGCATTAATAAACTTCAGATTTGGTCGCTTGTTAGAAAGTGGAATATCcataatcatttattaattaaaatacaattaCCAACACTTGCACAATTCTCAACTAGACAAGACGAACACCAGCGAATGGGATTTTTCACAACCCAGCAAAATATGTCTTACTAATGGCTTCAAATACTACACCATTAATAAAGCGTGTAAAGTGTGTcttattagaaagtggtacCACATTTACAAAgtatttgacagaaaatgttttggcaAAATATGTCGGCTGGAAAAAAGATATTTGTTTTCCTACTATTTCAGCCACA
Coding sequences within:
- the nccrp1 gene encoding F-box only protein 50 produces the protein MSAEWRTRCEAEWTLHGAPMPDSLDWKRVYEAKPFGRNLLKNPAPHGLSKDTPPPEPELPEVPTRGPPRFQPDGDFSGWTTSVEVLPYDTTGIPAGAVVCELPQYSWFSMEQVVDLKAEGLWEKLLDEFQPEIVIQDWYEESQVHESIYQLNVKLLGADKSTVISEHAVSPTEDLRTYSHTWKEVSHVFSGYGPGVRYVHFLHRLKNNFMVEFYPTLFTGSSVIVRPVKTSS